One window of Sphingobacteriales bacterium genomic DNA carries:
- the prmC gene encoding peptide chain release factor N(5)-glutamine methyltransferase, whose amino-acid sequence MLPTPIELISYIKHKLSEIYPIREAKNIAVLVTEFVTKSKKINFYLNPSIKLTEEQFYLANFYLQELLQYKPVQYVLGETHFLEIPLIVSPDVLIPRQETEQLVLLIAKFVNQNNMVAPQILDIGTGSGCIALGLKKLLPEANIIALDISKKAIDIAQENAKRNHLFIEFYHGDVLHPNIKNQIPNSFDIVVSNPPYIPVSEKNALSRQVNEFEPHLALFVPEHQNLIFYHSISALAKQILLPGGTLFFEMHENQANNIEALLNNFGFQKIRVYVDLYGKNRIVSAYLPIH is encoded by the coding sequence ATGCTTCCAACACCGATTGAACTGATTAGTTATATAAAACATAAATTGTCAGAAATTTACCCGATAAGAGAGGCAAAAAATATTGCTGTTCTTGTAACCGAATTTGTTACAAAATCAAAAAAAATTAACTTCTACCTTAATCCAAGTATCAAACTTACAGAAGAGCAATTCTATCTAGCCAACTTTTATTTACAGGAACTACTCCAATACAAACCTGTTCAATATGTTTTAGGAGAAACTCATTTTTTAGAAATCCCCTTGATTGTATCCCCTGATGTTTTAATCCCAAGGCAAGAAACTGAACAATTAGTATTGTTGATTGCCAAATTTGTCAACCAAAATAACATGGTTGCACCACAAATATTAGATATTGGAACAGGAAGTGGCTGCATAGCTTTAGGCTTAAAAAAACTTTTACCAGAAGCTAATATTATTGCTCTTGATATTAGTAAAAAAGCTATTGATATAGCTCAGGAAAATGCCAAAAGAAATCATCTGTTTATAGAATTTTATCACGGTGATGTGTTGCATCCAAATATAAAAAATCAAATTCCTAACTCATTCGATATAGTTGTAAGCAATCCACCATATATTCCAGTTTCAGAAAAAAACGCTCTGTCACGACAGGTTAATGAATTTGAGCCACATTTGGCACTTTTTGTTCCTGAACATCAAAACTTGATTTTTTATCATTCAATTTCCGCATTAGCTAAACAAATTCTTCTGCCAGGGGGAACCCTTTTTTTTGAAATGCACGAAAATCAAGCAAATAATATAGAAGCATTGTTAAATAATTTTGGCTTCCAAAAAATCAGGGTTTATGTTGATTTATATGGCAAAAACCGGATAGTTTCCGCATATTTGCCAATTCATTAG
- a CDS encoding 30S ribosomal protein THX yields the protein MGKGDKRTKRGKIWRGSNGKSRPNKSNRSKSTTTTQSNEN from the coding sequence ATGGGAAAAGGAGACAAACGCACCAAACGTGGAAAGATATGGAGAGGCTCTAACGGAAAGTCAAGACCAAATAAAAGCAATCGCTCTAAATCAACGACAACCACTCAATCAAACGAAAACTAA
- a CDS encoding 3-hydroxybutyryl-CoA dehydrogenase — protein MNHIAVIGAGTMGNGIAHVCAMNGYMVSLFDLNREMLEKAVHSIGGNLDRMIKKGLLSEEQKEMTLSNISIFTKMEDSTIEQADLAIEAATENEEVKFKIFSSLDKTLAPNAILASNTSSISITKIASATKRPEKVIGMHFMNPVPIMKLVEIIRGYSTSDQTTQTIVNLSQKLGKIPVLANDYPGFVANRILMPMINEAIYSLFEGVAGVAEIDSIMKLGMAHPMGPLQLADFIGLDVCLSILKVLHNGFGNPKYAPCPLLVNMVAAGQLGMKTGQGFYFYETGNKDLIVAKNFIK, from the coding sequence ATGAATCACATTGCAGTAATTGGTGCAGGAACCATGGGAAACGGAATTGCACACGTTTGTGCTATGAACGGATATATGGTCAGCCTCTTTGATCTAAACAGAGAAATGTTGGAGAAGGCAGTTCATAGCATTGGCGGTAATCTTGACAGAATGATTAAAAAAGGACTACTTTCAGAAGAACAAAAAGAAATGACCCTTTCAAACATTTCCATTTTTACTAAAATGGAAGATTCAACAATTGAACAAGCTGATCTTGCAATTGAAGCGGCAACGGAAAACGAAGAAGTTAAGTTCAAAATTTTTTCATCTCTTGACAAAACACTTGCTCCGAATGCAATCTTAGCATCAAATACATCATCTATATCAATTACTAAAATAGCATCAGCTACCAAACGTCCGGAAAAAGTTATTGGAATGCATTTTATGAATCCTGTCCCTATCATGAAATTAGTTGAAATTATTCGTGGTTATTCTACTTCAGATCAAACTACCCAAACAATAGTTAACTTATCTCAGAAACTTGGTAAAATACCCGTACTTGCAAATGATTACCCGGGTTTTGTTGCCAACCGCATTCTAATGCCAATGATTAATGAAGCAATTTATAGTCTTTTTGAAGGGGTAGCCGGTGTTGCTGAAATAGACTCTATCATGAAACTCGGTATGGCTCATCCGATGGGTCCACTTCAATTAGCAGACTTTATAGGTTTAGACGTTTGTTTATCAATTCTGAAAGTCCTTCACAATGGTTTTGGAAATCCAAAATATGCACCTTGTCCTTTACTTGTAAATATGGTAGCAGCCGGTCAATTAGGCATGAAAACAGGTCAGGGGTTTTATTTTTATGAAACTGGCAACAAAGATCTTATAGTAGCAAAAAACTTTATTAAATAA
- the purD gene encoding phosphoribosylamine--glycine ligase: MKIAIIGSGGREHALAWKFGQSVPAENIYLIPGNGGTNNNIPIDSTDFEAIKNFCIKEGVELIFVGPELPLVKGIVDFFEDTNIKVFGPSKRAARLEGSKITAKKFMQHYNISTGKFWLFKSLSQAYNLIEELNGNLVIKYDGLAGGKGVYVCSSIEEAKTALNELNRDYRYSESEEFLDFLIEEKLAGYEISIIGFTDGENIQLMHPSQDHKQLLDGDNGPNTGGMGAYCPLPFYTPELHQSILEEVVNPTLKGLHEEQVNYKGVIYFGIMVTPEGPKLLEYNVRFGDPETEVLLPSLKTDLLKLTLSCYDGTLGKNQPEFHNGYFVDVVMAAKGYPKTYAKNNIIEGIKEAEKTAIVFHSGTKLIENGEILSNGGRVLNIVGQGTTLLEARQKAYEAIGKIYFKDHYYRKDIANRKMPDF; the protein is encoded by the coding sequence ATGAAAATAGCAATTATAGGCTCCGGTGGGCGGGAACATGCACTTGCATGGAAATTTGGACAGAGTGTGCCTGCTGAAAACATTTACTTGATTCCCGGCAATGGCGGAACAAACAATAATATACCTATAGATTCGACAGATTTTGAAGCTATCAAGAATTTTTGCATCAAAGAAGGAGTAGAATTGATTTTTGTAGGACCTGAACTTCCATTAGTAAAAGGAATAGTTGATTTTTTCGAAGACACTAATATCAAAGTATTCGGTCCTTCAAAAAGAGCCGCAAGATTGGAAGGCTCAAAGATTACGGCCAAAAAATTTATGCAACACTATAACATCAGTACAGGAAAATTTTGGTTGTTTAAAAGTTTGTCTCAGGCATATAATCTTATTGAAGAGTTAAACGGCAACCTTGTCATAAAGTATGATGGACTTGCAGGAGGCAAGGGAGTATATGTTTGTTCATCTATAGAAGAAGCCAAAACCGCACTTAACGAACTAAACCGAGATTATCGTTACAGTGAAAGTGAAGAGTTTCTGGATTTTTTAATCGAAGAGAAACTTGCCGGTTACGAAATATCCATCATAGGTTTTACTGATGGAGAGAACATTCAACTGATGCACCCTTCACAAGACCATAAGCAATTACTCGATGGTGATAATGGCCCAAATACAGGGGGAATGGGTGCATATTGTCCATTGCCTTTTTATACACCTGAGTTGCACCAAAGTATTTTAGAAGAAGTAGTTAATCCAACTTTAAAAGGATTACACGAAGAACAGGTTAATTACAAAGGAGTTATTTATTTCGGCATTATGGTAACACCAGAGGGTCCTAAACTTTTGGAATATAATGTTCGCTTTGGAGACCCTGAGACTGAAGTTTTATTACCATCCCTAAAAACAGATTTGCTAAAATTAACCCTCTCATGTTATGACGGAACTTTAGGGAAGAACCAACCAGAGTTTCACAACGGTTATTTTGTTGATGTAGTTATGGCCGCAAAGGGCTACCCAAAAACCTATGCTAAAAACAATATTATAGAAGGAATCAAAGAAGCAGAAAAAACTGCAATTGTTTTTCATTCAGGAACAAAGCTAATCGAAAATGGTGAGATTTTGTCAAATGGAGGTAGGGTATTAAACATAGTAGGACAGGGGACTACTCTTCTAGAAGCAAGGCAAAAAGCTTATGAGGCGATAGGAAAAATTTATTTCAAAGATCATTATTACAGAAAAGATATCGCTAACCGAAAAATGCCCGATTTTTAG
- a CDS encoding DUF5004 domain-containing protein, protein MKKLLLILTVIMVLVSSCTEDKSNTELLTGTDWRITAWTVSPAILGITDWYANMEPCEKDDSFSFNSDGSASIDEGASKCDPDDPQTETGTWSFNSDETLLTIIADGETQSWEIIDLTNKVLKIKWVNTDPDDGTTYTFTITFGAI, encoded by the coding sequence ATGAAAAAGTTATTATTGATTTTAACTGTAATTATGGTACTTGTTTCTTCATGTACAGAAGATAAATCAAATACTGAATTACTTACCGGAACAGACTGGAGAATTACTGCATGGACGGTTTCGCCTGCTATTTTAGGAATAACTGACTGGTATGCAAACATGGAACCCTGTGAAAAAGATGATAGTTTTTCTTTTAACAGCGATGGCTCTGCATCAATTGACGAAGGTGCTTCGAAATGTGATCCTGATGATCCACAAACTGAAACCGGAACATGGTCATTTAATAGTGATGAAACACTATTGACAATTATAGCAGACGGAGAAACCCAATCATGGGAGATTATAGACCTGACTAACAAGGTTTTGAAAATTAAATGGGTGAATACTGATCCGGATGATGGAACGACTTATACATTTACCATCACATTTGGAGCCATTTAA
- the purN gene encoding phosphoribosylglycinamide formyltransferase — protein MKNIAIFISGRGSNMQQIIGQVKNGILKDLCNISLVFSNYCQALGLKVAKENQIQTLCLDSKGKKRVEYDKEVLTLLHPFEIDYIVLAGYMRILSPEFIKTYPQRILNIHPADTRSFQGLNAYKWAYENLLKETYITIHYVDEGVDTGQVIAQQKVDLTGVNSLEEVEQRGLQVEYELYSKTLAKLFSG, from the coding sequence ATGAAAAATATAGCCATTTTTATTTCAGGACGCGGGAGCAATATGCAGCAAATTATAGGGCAAGTTAAGAATGGCATTTTGAAAGATTTGTGCAATATATCTTTGGTTTTTTCTAATTATTGTCAGGCATTGGGACTAAAAGTGGCTAAAGAAAATCAAATTCAAACATTATGTTTGGATTCTAAAGGAAAAAAACGTGTGGAGTACGACAAGGAGGTCTTAACTTTACTTCATCCTTTTGAAATTGATTATATCGTACTTGCTGGTTATATGCGTATATTGTCCCCTGAATTTATCAAAACTTATCCCCAAAGGATACTCAATATTCATCCTGCCGACACTCGTAGTTTTCAAGGGTTAAATGCTTATAAATGGGCTTATGAAAACCTGTTAAAAGAAACTTATATTACGATACATTATGTTGATGAGGGAGTTGATACAGGTCAGGTCATAGCTCAACAAAAAGTAGATTTGACAGGTGTAAACTCACTCGAGGAAGTAGAACAAAGAGGTTTACAAGTTGAATATGAATTATATAGCAAAACACTAGCAAAATTGTTTAGCGGCTAA
- the purF gene encoding amidophosphoribosyltransferase, which yields MCGIVGFTGYSPVVYDIVLGLTSLQHRGQDAAGIVTFKEYFHLRKALGLVSDVFEERHMSMLPGNIGLGHVRYTTQGANLMQNAQPFSANYPFGLAMVHNGNVTNFTELRNILYNDYKILPETSNDLELILYIFASELVKKDLQKVSPEDIFDAVKATQQLVKGAYSVIAIIANFGLLAFTDSHGIRPLVFGKRNTGEGPVYGFASESTCFDYLDYDLVQDLEPGQIILIDNQKNVHIADGYSLNKAFCVFEHIYFAREDSVIQQKLVAAERVKMGRVLAKKVIEAGLKPDIVIDVPTSGYFAASGLAEALNIPYRRGFVKNNFVGRSFISPTQKEREDVVKKKLNPIRAVVQGKKIAVVDDSIVRGTTSKRIVQTLKNAGAAEVYFISSAPPITNPCVYGIDMAITTELIASQNSDEDICKKIGADALVYQSLDDLKSLFENLGCCYACFSGNYPTENSQDVLKAVEKERMIAKKQ from the coding sequence ATGTGCGGAATAGTTGGATTTACTGGATATAGCCCTGTGGTTTACGATATAGTGCTTGGGCTTACATCTTTGCAACATAGAGGTCAGGACGCTGCCGGCATCGTAACTTTTAAGGAATATTTTCACTTACGCAAAGCATTAGGTTTAGTAAGTGATGTGTTTGAAGAAAGGCACATGTCTATGTTGCCAGGAAACATCGGCTTAGGTCATGTTCGCTATACTACACAAGGAGCAAATTTGATGCAAAATGCTCAACCATTTTCAGCAAATTATCCTTTCGGGCTGGCAATGGTTCATAATGGCAACGTAACCAATTTTACAGAGCTTAGAAACATTCTCTATAATGACTACAAGATTTTACCGGAGACTTCTAATGATTTGGAGTTGATTTTATATATTTTTGCTTCTGAACTAGTCAAAAAAGATTTACAAAAAGTTTCACCTGAAGATATTTTTGATGCTGTTAAAGCTACCCAACAATTAGTAAAAGGTGCTTATTCAGTTATTGCGATAATAGCCAATTTCGGACTATTAGCTTTTACAGATTCACATGGAATCCGTCCTTTGGTATTTGGTAAACGCAATACCGGTGAAGGACCAGTTTATGGTTTTGCTTCAGAATCAACTTGTTTCGATTATTTGGATTATGATTTGGTACAAGATTTGGAACCTGGACAAATAATTCTGATTGACAATCAAAAAAATGTGCACATTGCTGATGGCTATTCGTTAAATAAGGCTTTTTGCGTTTTTGAGCATATTTATTTTGCACGGGAAGATTCTGTCATTCAACAAAAACTAGTGGCAGCCGAAAGAGTAAAAATGGGAAGAGTATTGGCAAAAAAGGTAATTGAAGCCGGGCTTAAACCAGACATAGTAATTGATGTGCCGACATCCGGATATTTCGCAGCTTCAGGGTTGGCAGAAGCTTTAAATATTCCATATCGTCGTGGATTTGTAAAAAATAATTTTGTTGGAAGGAGTTTCATTTCTCCTACGCAAAAGGAACGGGAAGATGTCGTTAAAAAAAAGTTAAATCCTATTCGTGCCGTTGTTCAGGGTAAAAAGATAGCAGTTGTAGATGATTCAATAGTAAGAGGCACAACCTCTAAGCGCATTGTGCAAACTTTAAAAAATGCCGGTGCTGCGGAAGTCTATTTTATCTCTTCTGCTCCCCCAATCACAAATCCATGCGTATATGGTATAGATATGGCAATTACTACAGAACTTATTGCATCACAAAATTCTGATGAAGACATTTGCAAAAAGATTGGGGCTGACGCTTTGGTTTATCAATCTTTAGATGACCTTAAATCTCTGTTTGAAAACTTGGGATGTTGTTATGCTTGTTTCTCTGGTAATTATCCAACTGAAAACTCGCAAGATGTACTTAAGGCAGTTGAAAAAGAAAGGATGATTGCTAAAAAACAATAA
- a CDS encoding phosphoribosylaminoimidazolesuccinocarboxamide synthase: protein MSQTLTFFTTPQLKSLHNGKVRDSYSINSSTRLIAVSDRLSAFDFVLETPIPNKGAVLNSLSSWWFQQTEHIIANHFIKQIDPNITLVKEAEPIRVEMVVRGYLSGSVWRGYEEGERTFSGVSLPDGLTKNSKFNTPVVTPTTKEKSDRPISAKELVMEKFVTEEQYSIMHKKALELYTFGQQILEQKGIILVDTKYEFGVLNNEIILIDEIHTPDSSRFWNKIDYNANPEHARQIDKEFIRQWLIENKVNGQYRTSLPKEIIDEASKRYIEIYESVTGHKLIVNQALHPKSRICANLFYHQIIKDGAIAIITDVKQALPFCEKAKAMIESYGIFSEVRLVKNSNDINLFLEVYNESVEPAAILFIEENYSEVMEEIAAYSNLPIITSALDDIAMSENLFLDIQELLRCLNIYRIREKILFEEE from the coding sequence ATGTCTCAAACGCTAACTTTTTTTACCACTCCTCAACTCAAAAGCCTACATAACGGTAAAGTACGCGACAGTTACAGTATCAATTCATCAACCCGTCTGATTGCAGTCAGCGATCGCCTATCTGCCTTTGATTTTGTTCTCGAAACACCAATTCCGAACAAAGGTGCTGTTTTAAACTCTTTGTCATCCTGGTGGTTTCAACAAACTGAACACATCATAGCAAATCATTTCATCAAACAAATTGATCCCAATATAACCTTAGTGAAAGAAGCAGAACCTATCCGGGTTGAAATGGTTGTCAGAGGCTATTTAAGTGGATCGGTTTGGAGAGGTTATGAAGAGGGAGAAAGAACCTTTTCGGGAGTATCGCTACCCGATGGATTAACCAAAAATTCTAAATTCAATACTCCTGTAGTTACTCCAACAACAAAAGAAAAAAGCGACCGGCCAATCAGTGCCAAAGAGTTGGTTATGGAGAAATTTGTAACAGAAGAACAATACAGCATCATGCACAAAAAAGCATTAGAACTGTACACGTTTGGCCAACAAATATTAGAACAAAAAGGCATTATACTGGTTGATACAAAATATGAATTTGGAGTTCTGAATAATGAAATCATATTAATAGATGAAATTCATACACCGGATTCCTCTCGATTTTGGAATAAGATAGATTACAATGCAAATCCAGAACATGCCCGTCAGATTGATAAAGAGTTTATCCGGCAATGGTTAATTGAAAATAAAGTCAATGGTCAGTACAGAACTTCTTTACCAAAGGAAATTATAGATGAAGCATCAAAAAGATATATAGAGATTTATGAATCAGTTACAGGACACAAATTAATTGTCAATCAGGCTTTGCATCCAAAGTCCAGAATTTGTGCGAACTTGTTTTATCATCAAATTATAAAAGATGGTGCAATAGCAATTATCACAGATGTTAAGCAAGCATTGCCATTTTGTGAAAAGGCCAAAGCAATGATAGAAAGTTATGGTATTTTTTCTGAAGTGAGATTGGTAAAAAATTCAAACGATATCAATTTGTTTTTGGAAGTTTATAATGAATCAGTTGAACCGGCAGCAATTTTGTTCATCGAAGAAAATTATAGTGAGGTTATGGAAGAAATAGCTGCATATTCTAACTTACCTATAATAACCAGTGCTTTAGATGATATTGCTATGAGCGAAAATCTTTTTTTAGATATACAGGAGCTCCTTCGTTGTTTGAACATATACCGGATTAGAGAAAAAATTTTATTTGAGGAAGAATAA
- the fsa gene encoding fructose-6-phosphate aldolase produces MKFFIDTANLKEIREAKELGILDGVTTNPSLIAKEGIIGKNNVLEHYLKICEIVEDGDVSAEVIATDYEGMIREGEELADLSDNIVVKVPMIKDGLKAISYFTSKGINTNCTLVFSAGQAILAAKAGATYVSPFIGRLDDTSWDGMSLIKQLVDIYSTQMFDTEVLAASIRNPLHIVKCAELGANVVTCPLNSILGLLKHPLTDIGLEQFLKDARKWQQ; encoded by the coding sequence ATGAAGTTCTTTATTGATACTGCTAATTTGAAAGAAATTCGCGAAGCTAAGGAGTTGGGAATACTTGATGGTGTAACTACTAATCCATCTCTTATAGCTAAAGAGGGAATTATTGGTAAAAACAATGTATTGGAACATTACTTGAAAATTTGTGAAATTGTAGAAGATGGAGATGTCAGTGCTGAAGTAATAGCAACAGATTATGAAGGCATGATACGTGAAGGGGAAGAGTTGGCTGATTTATCTGATAATATTGTTGTTAAAGTTCCAATGATAAAAGATGGGTTAAAAGCTATCAGCTATTTTACCAGTAAAGGAATCAATACTAACTGTACCTTAGTTTTTTCTGCCGGTCAAGCTATTTTAGCTGCTAAAGCAGGTGCTACTTATGTTTCACCATTTATTGGAAGATTAGACGATACTTCATGGGATGGTATGAGTTTAATTAAACAGTTAGTAGATATTTATTCAACGCAAATGTTTGACACAGAAGTTTTGGCAGCTTCTATTCGCAATCCCTTACATATTGTTAAGTGTGCTGAACTCGGAGCAAATGTCGTTACTTGTCCACTTAATTCTATTTTAGGGTTACTTAAACATCCATTAACAGATATCGGTTTGGAACAATTTTTGAAAGATGCCAGAAAATGGCAACAGTAA
- a CDS encoding sigma-54-dependent Fis family transcriptional regulator, which produces MPKILIIDDNEMIRKQLVEVFSYEGYEVEEAIDGVQGIAKIKTQNFNLVLSDVSMPKKSGIEVLEAASKIKPDLPFIIITGVGSIEQAVEAVKKGAFDFIEKPLDLHRLLISTRNALEKTKLIEETKDLRQKVTKVRPIIGESPLIEKIRLTIEKVAPTDARILITGENGTGKELVARWIHEKSHRSSGPFVEVNCAAIPSELIESELFGHEKGAFTSADRQRIGKFEQANGGTLFLDEIGDMSLSAQAKVLRVLQENTITRVGGDKNIAVSVRVISATNKELVKEVNESKFRLDLFHRINVIPIEVPKLDDRKSDIPILSKHFLNEISSEYSAPPKQITEEALEVLKNYSWKGNIRELRNVMERLYILCDNEITGNDVVKFVSYGKSTQSNQINENLFERFNSLQDFKDYVEQLFIEYKLMDLDWNITKTADILGIQRSHLYNKIEKYGLKKEA; this is translated from the coding sequence ATGCCAAAAATTTTAATTATTGACGATAACGAGATGATTAGAAAACAACTCGTTGAAGTTTTTTCATATGAAGGATACGAAGTAGAAGAAGCAATTGATGGTGTTCAGGGTATTGCTAAAATTAAAACCCAAAATTTTAATTTGGTTTTAAGCGATGTCTCAATGCCAAAGAAAAGCGGAATAGAAGTTTTAGAAGCAGCATCTAAAATTAAACCTGACTTACCTTTTATTATTATTACCGGAGTTGGATCTATAGAACAAGCAGTTGAAGCAGTTAAAAAAGGAGCATTTGATTTTATTGAAAAGCCACTTGATCTGCACAGATTACTGATATCAACCAGAAACGCACTTGAAAAAACCAAACTGATTGAAGAAACTAAAGATTTGCGGCAAAAGGTAACTAAAGTACGTCCCATAATTGGCGAATCACCTTTAATTGAAAAAATAAGATTAACAATTGAAAAGGTCGCTCCTACTGATGCAAGAATTTTAATTACAGGTGAGAATGGAACCGGTAAGGAATTAGTTGCCAGATGGATTCATGAAAAAAGCCATCGCAGTTCAGGCCCTTTTGTTGAAGTAAATTGTGCAGCTATACCATCCGAATTAATAGAAAGTGAGCTATTTGGGCATGAAAAAGGAGCATTTACTTCTGCAGATAGACAAAGAATAGGTAAATTTGAACAGGCTAACGGTGGAACTTTATTTCTTGATGAAATTGGAGACATGAGTCTTTCTGCTCAAGCTAAAGTATTACGAGTTTTACAGGAAAATACTATAACAAGAGTTGGAGGCGATAAAAATATAGCCGTTAGTGTCAGAGTTATTTCTGCAACAAATAAAGAATTGGTAAAAGAGGTTAACGAGTCGAAATTCAGGTTAGACCTATTTCATAGAATTAATGTGATACCCATCGAAGTGCCGAAACTTGACGATCGCAAATCAGATATTCCAATTTTATCTAAACATTTTCTCAATGAAATTAGCAGTGAATACAGCGCTCCGCCTAAACAAATTACAGAAGAAGCTTTAGAGGTACTTAAAAATTATAGTTGGAAAGGAAACATAAGAGAATTGAGAAATGTTATGGAAAGGCTTTATATTTTGTGTGATAATGAGATAACCGGCAATGATGTAGTTAAGTTTGTATCATACGGAAAATCAACCCAATCAAACCAAATCAATGAAAATCTATTTGAAAGATTCAACTCCTTACAGGACTTTAAAGATTATGTTGAACAATTGTTTATAGAATACAAGCTAATGGATTTAGATTGGAATATAACCAAAACCGCAGATATTCTTGGGATTCAAAGAAGCCACCTTTATAATAAGATTGAAAAGTATGGTTTGAAAAAAGAAGCATGA
- a CDS encoding aldo/keto reductase produces the protein MEYRRLGSSGLQVSALSFGSWVTFGAQIEDNSSEKLIAAAYEAGINFFDNAEIYAQGKSEIVMGKILKNMGWDRTSFLVSSKVFFGDGRKKPNQTGLSRKHIFEACHDALQRLQLEYLDLYFCHRPDKNTPISETVWAMNHLIQQGKVLYWGTSEWSAQQITEAHLVAEKYHLIGPVMEQPEYNLLHRDRFEKEYKLLYKNFGLGTTIWSPLASGLLTGKYNDGLPTDGSRLSRENLAWLKDKNLTEDRISKTRKLTSFAKNKLGISMTHLALAWCLKNPNVSSVILGASKVSQLEDNLKSLEVVPLLTQEVMDDIDAILEK, from the coding sequence ATGGAATATAGAAGACTGGGATCATCTGGTTTACAAGTTAGTGCATTGTCTTTCGGTTCTTGGGTAACCTTTGGTGCTCAAATAGAAGATAATTCTTCCGAAAAATTGATAGCTGCAGCTTATGAAGCAGGAATCAATTTTTTTGACAATGCTGAAATATATGCACAAGGAAAATCAGAGATTGTTATGGGTAAAATATTAAAAAATATGGGCTGGGACAGAACCAGTTTTTTAGTTTCGAGCAAAGTTTTTTTTGGAGACGGCCGGAAAAAACCAAATCAGACAGGGCTAAGTCGAAAACATATTTTCGAAGCCTGCCACGACGCTCTTCAAAGATTACAATTGGAGTATTTAGATCTTTATTTTTGCCACCGTCCTGATAAAAATACACCTATTTCTGAAACTGTATGGGCAATGAATCACTTAATTCAACAAGGTAAAGTTTTGTATTGGGGAACGTCGGAATGGAGTGCACAACAAATTACCGAGGCCCACCTTGTAGCTGAAAAATATCACTTAATCGGCCCCGTTATGGAACAGCCTGAGTATAATTTGCTGCATCGGGATAGATTTGAAAAAGAGTATAAACTATTGTATAAAAATTTTGGATTAGGAACAACAATATGGTCGCCATTAGCTTCAGGACTATTAACAGGAAAATATAATGATGGATTACCTACAGACGGATCACGTTTATCGCGTGAAAACCTAGCATGGTTAAAAGACAAAAACCTTACAGAAGACAGAATTTCGAAAACACGAAAATTGACATCTTTTGCAAAAAACAAATTAGGTATCAGTATGACACATCTTGCATTGGCTTGGTGTCTTAAAAATCCTAACGTCAGTTCTGTAATATTAGGCGCATCCAAAGTCAGTCAATTGGAGGACAATCTAAAATCATTGGAAGTAGTTCCATTATTAACTCAGGAAGTAATGGATGATATTGATGCAATTCTTGAAAAATAA